The following DNA comes from Naumovozyma castellii chromosome 4, complete genome.
AAGTGACACCTGCCACGAACACTGTATGTACCGCTGGAGTGGAATGTCCATGGACGGTCTTTTGATGGAATATCTTATACAATTGACAAATTTGCCCCGCTGCAGCTTGACATTCCCTGAATAGCCTATCCTCGGGAGTAATGAATTCCAAATACGGTTGAATCAATAATCTTACGGATCtgtaataataaagtttcaaagtttcattctcaaaatttctCACATCATTGATTGAGCACGATGCTCTCCATAATTCTAAATCATGGAAGAAAGTTTTCACTAGGGGGAGTTGATCTTGTCTTGTCCCCAATTCTGCTGCGAACTGTTTATTATTGGGcaaaatttttaatatttccACGAATTTGGATTCAATCCTACgtaatttcaatgattgATTTATGAAATGGACACCTTGTATCTTAGAATTTTTTGTGTTGAATGAATGTTCATCGAATAGGGGTAAATTAATATCGGATTCCTTGATGGTGTAAGGTTTCCCCACTGCAACGCAAATCATTCTTTCCAACAGATAAACACACCAAAAtaatcttaattttttatttgcGTATGGATCCTGTGGATGccaattattcaaatgcAAATCATTTTGACAAATGTTCATTACGTCCTTGATAATTTCGTACAGGACCAATGAGTCTCTATCTGTTCTTAGGATGTACAATACGAGTAACGTTAGCAATTCGATCTTTTGTACGTGGTTTAAATGTTCTTTACAACGTGAAATGTGTCTAATGGCAGTGGAAAAATATCTGACTGGTGGTAAACCTTTGTATTTACCCGTAGTCATGTGAAGACATGCACTTATGGAAAAGACAAGCCACATTCTACCTGATGCGAAATGGAAATCTATTTGTGAATATGAATGGATCTTGTTGTTTGTGTAGTGGTCATGGAAAGTGTatatttcttgttcatcaAGTAATGGATATTTGAATTGTAATCTGGTAAAGAAAGTATCCAAGAAAGATCTTGATAGCTGTTCATCGAATTCGAATGCAGGGTCGTAAGTTAAAAATTCCTTCAAGTTATACTTGGCGAAAATACATTTGGAGAAATCCACGGAATCGAGTGAATCTGTAGATAATGCGGGTATCAATTGTTTGACGTTATTCATTTGTTCATTACTGTTATCTTGCGATGTGGACGTTGTAGGCGATGTGGATGCGGAGataccattattattttggaGTATTGGAGGTGGCAACATACCTGCTGCTTGTTTGTTGATTATGTTATCATTTAACGGTAAAGGAATATTTTCTAAGTCATCAATTTCACCCAATAGATGGGtaattttcttatattGAGTTATTCTCTTATTAAAGGCTGTTCCACCTACGGGCAGATCAATTagtttttccaaaaatttcagtttcttttcaataaaagaCGTGTATTGATCTTTGGATTTATTTTGCTTTGGTTTGGTAATCTTGTTTGGTTTCTGTTGTTCTTTGATCTCCATGGATATGCTGTTATTATTAGCCAAGGGTAAGACGGAAAGTTTCTGAATGGGGAAGCTCAATAAGTGTGTATTCAAGGGTGCCTGCACATGATCGTCTTGTTGTTTCGTAAGTTGTTCATTTTCGTTATCCACCTCGTCATTATCATCGGATTCATGTTTTTCATTGTATCTTGATGGTTGTACACATTTCACAGCAGCTTTCAAACAAGCTGTGCAACTCGGTAGTTGATGATCACACTTCTGTTTTCTCCTTCTGCAAAGAAGACAGGCTGTGGATCTACCCTTCTTATCGCGTAGTAAGGTATCGATTTGATCTCCCGCCAGTTCCAGTTCCTTTTGGAACTGTTCGATCTTTTCCTGGCTGACTTTCTTTTTTGGACGTCCCATGGGTCTTTATGTGTATGTGTATGTGTAAGTGAGTCGTCAGAGTGGGGAGGAGTTTCTTTGTTGACAAGAAACGTGAGTTGCGGAGCCTTGATTTGTGGAGAGGCAGGACAGGGTCTCTAGCGGAGAGATGTGTTGTTATTGAAGGTGAAGGTAAACAGGTGTATAAAATTTGCTATTGCCAGAGCTGCAAACAAAAGCAAAAGCAGAATCAAGGTGACAGTGAAAAAAAGCTTCCCAggcagcagcagcagcagtCACAGTCAGTCAACGGGAGATGACAGCGGGCGAATGTGCGTGAAAAACAACAGACAACACGCAAAACAAGAGAATTTCTCGGAGCCTCGAGCGTCAGTTGATTTGAGGATCCTTTTGTTCTGTCCGGGATTTTCTTTGATTGCGGGAGTCCGTGCGCGTGCTGTCTGGCCTCGAGGAACTCCGCGCGCTCTTTTCGCTGCCCGCGGAAAACCCGCGGCCCTGGCCGGCCAGAATCGCCCGCAAACGCGCGCCCTACAGAACACAGAAACACCATCCGATATAGTGTAACGGCTATCACATCACGCTTTCACCGTGGAGACCGGGGTTCGACTCCCCGTATCGGAgctttttctttatttatttatttttttggtCATTCCAAACTCCTCAAAATctgttcttcctcttcagcCCTTTCTCTTTCCTCCTTCTCTTTGGCGGTCTTCACAGAATCGTACTTGGCCCTGCTTTTCCTCTCCTTGGACCTCTTCTGCTGTCGTGCTCGCTCGTTGAGGGCTGCTTCTCGAACAGTGGGCACCCAATTGGAACTAGTACCACCGCTCTTGTGTCGTTCCAACGCCAACGCCAACTTGTCGCGCGCAAGCTTCCTGTTTTGGTCCCTGGACCGTGTCTCCTGGCAGGAAACAATGATCCCAGTGGGAACATGTTTTAATTGTACCTTGGAATTGCATTTATTAATCTTTTGACCACCGGCTCCCCGTCCACCATGAAGGAActtctcttcaatttcatcctCCATGAAAGACTGGAATTTAGGCCTCGGAGGCAACATGTTCCTCTTGATTAGCACACATGGCATCGTACTAAGGCTTCGTCTCATCATATTGCGCTGCTTCTTCTTGCTCTCTGTTCTGGTGCGCTAGTCATAATTTAGGGTACTACTCTTgcattttattttcaacgctcgaaattgaaaaattacgCACGCATTATGATGTAGTGAAAAAACTCTACGTAAGGTTATTAAGCAAGCACCCATCATTGGCTCACAAAGAACCAAGCCAACACATCATGCTGAAAGGACTGTTCCCTCGCAACGCAATCAACCGTATACGTACACCCGTACTCCGATACAGATATCGATCCTTCCATGCCCTCACGAGCAAAATACAACAGAAATCAATGTCATTGAAGACCACACAACCATTGAAGGAACCACCACCTCAACCGGATCTAATAAACAAACTGCACGAACAATTGATCTCGGAGATCAACACCAACTTGCATCATCCGACCCATGCGCAAAATCAAGCGGATTCCATGGAAATTTTCCAGGATTTGTCCATGGTGAAATGGTgcgatgatgatgatgatgccCGGCTGAATGAGGTGAGGAAACAGTTGATTGTCCAGGTGTTGTTGGACTTGCTTAATGATGAGTTTTATTCCATTTATAACGACAAGTTTTTAAGGTCTTTGGAACTGGATAAGCAGTCACATTTGTTTAATTCGTTGAGTAGTGAGATTAAATACATTATTCAGAATTCTAGAGACGCACAATTGAATGatcatcatttgaaattgatgaagttgaTTAGGGATTTGGATACCATTCAGGatgaaattcaagatttgATTATTAATGATCTGAATCAAGATTGTCAATTGGAGTTTAATAATCAGAAGCTGGAAAATACATTGTTGTATAAgaatattaatttgaatttgaatggATCTAGTAATAAGATTGCCATTAAGATTTTAGCTGAATTGAAATCACATATTGAAGAGTTTAGATGGCAAACTACAAGAAACGGGTTGTTAGCATTGTTAGTATTGGTGTTTTTAATATTGACCGGGGTCAATATGTCCAAAAAATATACTACTACCAATGAAAATGCGGAGAAAGAAATAGACTTAACGaatgataaatatttattagaGCATACAaatgagaatgatgatgaaaatggaagCCACACTTCATAATTTAGAATCTGCCCTCTGGCCACGTACCCTTTGTTTATTGTGGAACATTTGCCTGAATCGGTTCAAGGGAACTCCATCCACCCAAAATGGTAAAGCTTGATTGACTTCTTTACTGTTCATCttatccaattcatcattaagTGAACTTCGTAATAACTTCTTCATGGCAAGGCAACTGGGTAAATATAACGTCTTGATTTTAGtctttaattcttccatgATAACCTTATTAAACTCATCAGTATCATTTAGTTTATAGTTTTTCACTACGATATTCCCCATCAACTTATCCATTTTAATCTTCTGGGCAAACATCAAACTTTCAAAAGTGGAATTCATTCCCAATTTCATAGGCAAAGTGATCGAAGTACCACCTTCACAGGTCAAACCCAATCTACTAAAGGGACATAACATGTACACATCATCATTCATCGCATAAACAATATCACAGAGTGCTACAATAGCCGCACTTAATCCAACAACAGGACCATTTAAGCAGGCAATCAAAACCTTAGAATgattaataaaaatatctGTAACATGAACATTTGTGGAAAGAAACCCATCCAACCATACTTTAGTTAATTGAGTCTCCCTAGCCGCGTGATCTCCACCCGTATTATCCTTCTCTATTCCTGTTAGGACGTCTTTATATTCGgaaatgaatttaaaatcTGCTCCACTGGAGAAAAACCTCCCTGAACTTTGCAATACGGTGAAATACACCTCTGGATCTTTTTCTGCCAATTTCAACAGTGTGGCAAGATGAATATAATCTTGACTGGTCATCGCATTCAAGCTCTCGGGAGAGTTAAACTTGATGATAAAGAAGGGACCATCCTTTGTGTATGTAATCTTACTCTGACTCATATTTGAATCCCGTATCAGTTCTCTTTCCACCTTACCTCACCCACCAGATACCTATTCTAATCCTCCCTTCCCTTAAATACGTTTCTCGCATTGTCTTGTTATCGATTTATTGGAGTACTAATTACTCCGACCCGGCTTTAATCGTCCTAAACTCCACGTGTCCGGACATAACCGGGGTCGCCATCGGacaacaaataatttttgaaaaaactTTTTGCATTTTTCCAGATAAAAACATAGAAACAATACTGGACTTATTGCGTCACATATAAGAAAGTGTTGCACTGAATCAGAGTCCTAATGTCCGACGTAGAATCAATTAATGGTGCTCTTTTCGAAGAACCAGAAGATTTCGCTCCACCTCCACCTGAACCACATTTCGCTAATTATGAAAGAAAACACATCGACTTGCAAGTCTCTAAATCTGCCATGAAGGAAATACCATTACGTCTGGTTGGTAAGTCACCATTGTGGGGACATTTACTATGGAATGCAGGGATTTACACTGCAACTCATCTAGATAAGTTTCCTGAACTAGTTAAGGGCAAGAACGTCTTAGAATTGGGTGCCGCCGGTGCATTACCATCGCTTATATCAGCATTGATTGGTGCTAAGATGGTGGTGAGTACGGATTATCCTGATCCTGATCTATTGAgtaatattcaatataaTGTGGATCATGTGGTTCCAAAGGACTTCAAAAATATCGTCGTGGAAGGTTATATTTGGGGTAATGAATACgatgatttaattaaacATATTGATGGAGACAAGAAATTCGATTTGATTATCTTAAGTGATTTGGTCTTTAATCATACGGAACATCATAAGTTATTAAAGACCACACGTGATCTTCTAGCCAAAGATGGGAAGGCGCTAGTTGTGTTTTCTCCTCATAGACCTAAATTGTTAGATTCAGATTTACAGTTTTTCGAGACTGCAAAGGAATTTGGTTTGAAAACTGATATTATCGAGATGGTCAATTGGAAACCAATGtttgatgaggatgatgaaaccATTGAAGTCAGATCTCGTGTTTATGCTCGTTATTTAACTCATGTCTAGAGATATTCCATTCGatcaatattcaaaataaaaaaatccTACTGAAATGGAACGCATCCTACCTCTAgactatatatatataggTATTGCATAGAAAGTACTGATAAATAATACTtccaaaataataataataataatataatattaaaaacaaTGAATAATAACTTAAATTAGATAGTCCTATTGTACAACGTTATTTATATAGTTTGTTTATAAAAACTGTGATTTCAAGTTTGAAAATCCACATTGCGTGAGCACAGTGTTATCATAATCATAGGCAAAACATGTAGTACCAGCTGCACATTCAATATAATCCCAATTGTTATTGTACGTACAGACGGCATATTTCCCGTCTGAAGTACATGCTATTTCTCCTAGAGTACAGGTAGATTTACCGTTTAATGTCCCATTCATATAGTCAGCATTTAACTGCTTTGCTATAGCATGTGCTGGAGTATCATCGACATTAGAAACGGCCGAAGTGGTGGTTGGTTCAGGTGATAATATTGTGGTGCTACGTGTAGTTTCAATGGTGTTGGTAGGTTCGCCTTGCACTTGTGGAGCCAATGTGGTTGTGCCATATAAAGATGTCACTTCAACAGAAGTTGCAATAACATTAACATGTGAATGATGAGTGTTAACTTTATTGATGGTCGAAGTTGTTGGAATTGATTCTAAATTAGTTATTAAGCTGGAAGTAACGAAAGTCTTTGTGATGGATGCTGATGTGGTGGATGCAATTGGGACTGGAGTGGAAGTAGTGCTAGAAACGGCCGTTTGGGTTGTAATGGGGGTATCGATAATAGTGGAAGTTTCCGTGGAAGTTATGATAACGGCATCAGGTTCGGTGGTAATCAAGGGTTCCATTGAGCTAAAAATGGAGGCAAGACGACTTGATTTGTCATCTTGGACATCCTTCTCGTTAATTTGACCTATGTTGGCAGATGTAGTAACGGTAGCATCCAATGTTGGAGTTGCAATCGTTGAGGTAGTTGCAATCGTTGAGGTAGTTGAAATCTGAGAAAAACTGGTGACATCCTTAAGCAAAGATGTCGAAGAAACTTGTAATGTAGATGAGGATTGTGTAGATGAGACGGTATCCAATGATTGTAAGATATCTTTAACTTGGTGAATATATGTTTCACCGTCAATTTCGTTTGTAAAGGCTTGAGAAGCATCCCATAGGGCCACACCACCGAAATGAGAATCAGAGGAAATTTCCTCAATGGTAGATTTTAACGACGACAAATCTGAAATATAACCGGAACTAGCAGCAGTGGATGATCCAGGTAGACCTAAGAAGAGTTTAATATTACTGTTTGGAGAAATGGTCTTAGCGTATGTAACCCATGTGTCCCAGTTAAATTGGCTGTCCACGTTACAATAGTTATTATAGAATTGGATAAATGCAAAATCAACATCGGCAGATGATAGTAATGGACCTACAGATGCATCTGGGTATGGACATTGTGGGGCAGCTGATATGTAGTATTGTTTAGAACCAgttttaaataattctcTTAGGGCATTGACTAGAGCGACATATCCGACactgttattattttcaatgtcGAAATCAAATCCATCAACAATAGCAGTATCAAATGGACGTTGGTTTTCGGTAGAACCTTCACCGAAAAGATCCCATAAGGTTTGAGCATATGTTTCAGCTTCTGAATCGTCAGTGAATCCGTAAGCACCGGATGAACCACCAAGAGAAAGTAAGACTTTCTTACCTAGCGATTGACAGGTTTGAATATCTTGGGCAATTTGAGAGCAATGTAAGTCACCGTCCGATGATTGTTCTGTACAGGCATCTGCAAAATTTGAGGATGTTGAAGGAAATTCatataaaaatgataataaaaaGATATCGGCATCAGAAGATTGACAATATGTGGCTAGAGATTCTTGAGATCCACCTGAATTTTGACCCCAGTAGACAGCAATGTTTTTTTGAGAAGTAGAATCGAAGGCTCCTATAAGGTTGCAGCAGAAacttattgaaagaataacTTTCAGTATGAATGACATTATATTATATGTTGGTTGGTTTAATGAAAGTAGTTGTTGAGGCAATTAATAGAAGTTATGCTTATAAGTGATGGAAAACGTGTTTAATAATGGAAGACCAAACACTAGATAAATATAGTTTATCTCATAACCATTCTGTATTTATATCAAATTTCAGATGCTCGCATAATTACTTGCCAAGCCAAGTGGAGTGAATTAGCAAAGCAAGGGATCAAAGTAAACATTGGGTTAGCTAGCTTAGTGGCAACATTAggatattgataaatataAAGTTGCAAGCAGTCGCAAGTGTGTTCCTCATTACTGaacatattttttgtttgtttacaaaataattaaCCAGCACTCCTAGCTTTTTTCAGCAAGCGCTGACGcgaaaacaaaacaaaacaaaagtGTCAAACGATTGATGTCACTTGCCCGCATTGACACAGATAGAAATAATTAGCTCAGCTTGAAAGTACAGCACAGTCAATATGGTGTCAGTATTGacaatatttatataatgcATTTATTATGATTAGATATAAGTCTAGTTACTTTCaaagtttgaaatatttagttTCCCAGACTTTGATCCACTTAGAGTTCGCAGGATCTttcttatttatttctctgATAATCTTAACTATCTGAGTCAAATCCTTGTTCaatgtttcaatatcttcatcaaagtCATTTGGTTGGAAACTTGCATCTGACATGAAGACACCAGATATGAAGTCATCAATATGTAATCCTAATTGTGAATGCAATTCTTGAAACTCGTCAAGAAGTACTGCATTTGATTCTGTAGCTTCGTAAGTAGTCTTTGAAACTGATTTCTTAAAGgaaaccaataataatttaatcaatttcaaatttgttTCCCATTCCTTCAAAAATACTTCCATACGTTCCAATGCCTTAgtatcttcttcattatccGAAGGGTTAgcatcctcttcttcttcttcctcatctcCGAAAAAGTTGTCCTCTAGTTGCGGATCATCGAGCCATTCTTTAATATCGGTTAACGTATCATCGACCATACTAGCCGAATCAGATATATAATCACGTAACAGTCCAAAGTTCCCCTTCTTTGTCAAGTCATTTAAGGAATCACAAACTGACCATAATAACCCTATAGCCATCAGTCTATTTTCATCtgattttgtttcttccaatttttttgatatCTCATCAATCAACATTGATagagatgaaattaaagcTAACAGTTGAGCATCTAGttttttcaagaacaatttCGTAAATGAATGAGTTGGGTCCTTATGAAATAACGGTACGAGACTTAATAGGTAGAAGATTGATTTGATCAACTCTTGTAATTCCGTGTAGATGGCTCTATAATTTTTAGCATTGAAGTTCTCTGGTTGTGTCACGATACCTAATTTTGTACTTTGtgattttattaattgagATAATTTAGAAAGTTCTAATAAGGCGGTGGAGTCCTTTAGTTTTGTTGAAGTTGAGATATTATGAATGGCATcgattttattttgatatgGCTCAATGAATTGAGATTTGATGGATTCCAATAGTTCACCAATCTGTTCTTTCGTTATTGTCTCAGACATGGcaatgataaattgaaagtgCTCGGTGGTCTAATAGTAAGTATATCTGGCTACAGTTCAGTTACTTGTACGATTTTTATGTCGATGAGAAGAACCAAgttcaaaattttatttcaaaaatcaCGATCAACACATTAGAAAATTAGAGGTGAACGGTCAAGTGCCCTTTCTGAAGGCATGAACGTTGAGTAAGTTGGTCTGCTGATCAACCATTCTTCAGCAGATACTACTTGGCATATATATTAACTAAACTTGAAAACGTATGTTTAAATTATGATGTTATCGGTTATTTATGTATTAAAGGAGATAAAATAAAGAGACATTTAATATGAATGATATACTATTTGTTTTGGTTTATTTTATTTCGATTAAGCAGAGTTTGGAGATGGGTTCATCTTTCTCTTACCGTTAGTCAAAGTAACGTTAACGAATCTTCTGGTGTACAATAATCTCTTGTAAGCACGACCCTTTGGTTTCTTTGGCTTTTCAGTCTTTTCGACCTTTGGAGTTTGGGACTTAACCTTACCAGCACGAGCTAGGGAACCGTGAACTTTAGCCTATattaaattgataaattgcaaacaatttattcattatgtTAGTAAAACGATTCTTGTTATTTAAAATGGGATCAGGCAGAATGGGACTCAAAGTTCAACCAACCAATATTTCCTTGACTACAGAGTCAACTTTTATCTTATGTCAGTGTTAATTTGTATATATGGGAGctcattttccttttctcCGCCtttgtttttcaataatgggGGTTTCATTCAGTTCTTAGCCATTATCTCTCTGACTGTTGCACTTCTCACCATTAAATATATGCTGTGGTATTCCCTTCTTGTCAGTTTTGGTGTTATTTCCTCCCATGCGTAgtcaaa
Coding sequences within:
- the NCAS0D02960 gene encoding uncharacterized protein (ancestral locus Anc_6.75), which translates into the protein MGRPKKKVSQEKIEQFQKELELAGDQIDTLLRDKKGRSTACLLCRRRKQKCDHQLPSCTACLKAAVKCVQPSRYNEKHESDDNDEVDNENEQLTKQQDDHVQAPLNTHLLSFPIQKLSVLPLANNNSISMEIKEQQKPNKITKPKQNKSKDQYTSFIEKKLKFLEKLIDLPVGGTAFNKRITQYKKITHLLGEIDDLENIPLPLNDNIINKQAAGMLPPPILQNNNGISASTSPTTSTSQDNSNEQMNNVKQLIPALSTDSLDSVDFSKCIFAKYNLKEFLTYDPAFEFDEQLSRSFLDTFFTRLQFKYPLLDEQEIYTFHDHYTNNKIHSYSQIDFHFASGRMWLVFSISACLHMTTGKYKGLPPVRYFSTAIRHISRCKEHLNHVQKIELLTLLVLYILRTDRDSLVLYEIIKDVMNICQNDLHLNNWHPQDPYANKKLRLFWCVYLLERMICVAVGKPYTIKESDINLPLFDEHSFNTKNSKIQGVHFINQSLKLRRIESKFVEILKILPNNKQFAAELGTRQDQLPLVKTFFHDLELWRASCSINDVRNFENETLKLYYYRSVRLLIQPYLEFITPEDRLFRECQAAAGQICQLYKIFHQKTVHGHSTPAVHTVFVAGVTLIYCMWLARNLDDERRKKMGDYSKHTRPLISGSLFSTMDDLRACSVCLYVMTERSKFARIFRDTFDQLMNATVGNLIERCGPDSSELIYISSGNYDVETFEDSSKNSETKNMMELKGFRGSGVSTKNNKNKNNGLPPATARTFGKRQADEHVGFVENSQVDLEEQKEFKKRQGMLEKTSVPSSLAHLLVKVEDEKRLLDRQEKATAMAQSGSYLSNTSPASIPMANQLDINTEANKGYDTMPKNDSNQYIIKKPVNSTEFDWKSFQQQAFLQQHLAQQNLQAYLSSLHYNDKDVSSIPLNTHMNNGIQSLNQQQQQQQINDQQRQEPSSITAGQQNTADFLSKRSLLNLMKDFSSTLDPPQPVVSSNSNSSKDNSISPHMQTRSTTPSNSNSNMPQDLATTLAGDILFTNGTNDMINNISTWTNNALVGATGMLPPQNYDNQASTYPQMPPQNSMDYHPPTSVQQQQQHNFMPYQAPIQAGIPTGNVPNMSFRNEGRGPNPAVNNIQAHAEMMSVKNGANPAPGWDNITSNTPAEEFWTVNDDYGFLT
- the RSO55 gene encoding Rso55p (ancestral locus Anc_6.76): MMRRSLSTMPCVLIKRNMLPPRPKFQSFMEDEIEEKFLHGGRGAGGQKINKCNSKVQLKHVPTGIIVSCQETRSRDQNRKLARDKLALALERHKSGGTSSNWVPTVREAALNERARQQKRSKERKSRAKYDSVKTAKEKEERERAEEEEQILRSLE
- the PUT7 gene encoding Put7p (ancestral locus Anc_6.77), giving the protein MLKGLFPRNAINRIRTPVLRYRYRSFHALTSKIQQKSMSLKTTQPLKEPPPQPDLINKLHEQLISEINTNLHHPTHAQNQADSMEIFQDLSMVKWCDDDDDARLNEVRKQLIVQVLLDLLNDEFYSIYNDKFLRSLELDKQSHLFNSLSSEIKYIIQNSRDAQLNDHHLKLMKLIRDLDTIQDEIQDLIINDLNQDCQLEFNNQKLENTLLYKNINLNLNGSSNKIAIKILAELKSHIEEFRWQTTRNGLLALLVLVFLILTGVNMSKKYTTTNENAEKEIDLTNDKYLLEHTNENDDENGSHTS
- the ECI1 gene encoding dodecenoyl-CoA isomerase (ancestral locus Anc_6.78); the encoded protein is MSQSKITYTKDGPFFIIKFNSPESLNAMTSQDYIHLATLLKLAEKDPEVYFTVLQSSGRFFSSGADFKFISEYKDVLTGIEKDNTGGDHAARETQLTKVWLDGFLSTNVHVTDIFINHSKVLIACLNGPVVGLSAAIVALCDIVYAMNDDVYMLCPFSRLGLTCEGGTSITLPMKLGMNSTFESLMFAQKIKMDKLMGNIVVKNYKLNDTDEFNKVIMEELKTKIKTLYLPSCLAMKKLLRSSLNDELDKMNSKEVNQALPFWVDGVPLNRFRQMFHNKQRVRGQRADSKL
- the NNT1 gene encoding S-adenosylmethionine-dependent methyltransferase (ancestral locus Anc_6.79); amino-acid sequence: MSDVESINGALFEEPEDFAPPPPEPHFANYERKHIDLQVSKSAMKEIPLRLVGKSPLWGHLLWNAGIYTATHLDKFPELVKGKNVLELGAAGALPSLISALIGAKMVVSTDYPDPDLLSNIQYNVDHVVPKDFKNIVVEGYIWGNEYDDLIKHIDGDKKFDLIILSDLVFNHTEHHKLLKTTRDLLAKDGKALVVFSPHRPKLLDSDLQFFETAKEFGLKTDIIEMVNWKPMFDEDDETIEVRSRVYARYLTHV
- the CTS1 gene encoding chitinase (ancestral locus Anc_6.80), encoding MSFILKVILSISFCCNLIGAFDSTSQKNIAVYWGQNSGGSQESLATYCQSSDADIFLLSFLYEFPSTSSNFADACTEQSSDGDLHCSQIAQDIQTCQSLGKKVLLSLGGSSGAYGFTDDSEAETYAQTLWDLFGEGSTENQRPFDTAIVDGFDFDIENNNSVGYVALVNALRELFKTGSKQYYISAAPQCPYPDASVGPLLSSADVDFAFIQFYNNYCNVDSQFNWDTWVTYAKTISPNSNIKLFLGLPGSSTAASSGYISDLSSLKSTIEEISSDSHFGGVALWDASQAFTNEIDGETYIHQVKDILQSLDTVSSTQSSSTLQVSSTSLLKDVTSFSQISTTSTIATTSTIATPTLDATVTTSANIGQINEKDVQDDKSSRLASIFSSMEPLITTEPDAVIITSTETSTIIDTPITTQTAVSSTTSTPVPIASTTSASITKTFVTSSLITNLESIPTTSTINKVNTHHSHVNVIATSVEVTSLYGTTTLAPQVQGEPTNTIETTRSTTILSPEPTTTSAVSNVDDTPAHAIAKQLNADYMNGTLNGKSTCTLGEIACTSDGKYAVCTYNNNWDYIECAAGTTCFAYDYDNTVLTQCGFSNLKSQFL
- the NCAS0D03020 gene encoding uncharacterized protein (ancestral locus Anc_6.82); amino-acid sequence: MSETITKEQIGELLESIKSQFIEPYQNKIDAIHNISTSTKLKDSTALLELSKLSQLIKSQSTKLGIVTQPENFNAKNYRAIYTELQELIKSIFYLLSLVPLFHKDPTHSFTKLFLKKLDAQLLALISSLSMLIDEISKKLEETKSDENRLMAIGLLWSVCDSLNDLTKKGNFGLLRDYISDSASMVDDTLTDIKEWLDDPQLEDNFFGDEEEEEEDANPSDNEEDTKALERMEVFLKEWETNLKLIKLLLVSFKKSVSKTTYEATESNAVLLDEFQELHSQLGLHIDDFISGVFMSDASFQPNDFDEDIETLNKDLTQIVKIIREINKKDPANSKWIKVWETKYFKL
- the RPS30A gene encoding 40S ribosomal protein eS30 (ancestral locus Anc_6.83), with product MAKVHGSLARAGKVKSQTPKVEKTEKPKKPKGRAYKRLLYTRRFVNVTLTNGKRKMNPSPNSA